The Terriglobus roseus region AGATCGATGTTGTCGTTCTGCACGTCAACCGGAATCTTGCCGACTGCCTGAACGCCGTCCACGTGGAAGAGGATCTTCTTCTCGTGGCAGAGAGCGCCGATTTCGGCGATGGGATTAATCACACCGATTTCGTTGTTGGCGTACATGATGGAGACGAGGATGGTCTCCGGCGTGATGGCTTCCGCGATCTTCTTCACGTCGACCAGGCCGTCTGCCTCAACGGGCAGGTAGGTGACCTTATAGCCGCGCTTTTCCAGGTGCTTGCAGGTATCCAGCACAGCCTTGTGCTCGGTCACCTGGGTGATGATGTGGTTGCCCTTTTCGCGGTACATCTCCGCAACGCCCTTGATGGCAAGGTTGTTGCCTTCGGTAGCGCCGGACGTGAAGATGATTTCCTTCGGAGTGGCGTTGATTAGCTTGGCGATCTGTTCGCGCGCCTTGTCCACACCCTGTTCGGCTTCCCAGCCAAACTGGTGGTTGCGGCTGGCAGCGTTGCCGTAAATCTTGGTCATGTACGGCAGCATGGCTTCCAGCACGCGCGGATCAAGCGCAGTGGTGGCGTGGTTGTCCATGTAAATGGGCAGCTGAACACCCTTATGGGCCGGTGTGGATTCCAGCAGTTCGATTTCCGTGGCGAGGCTCATGCTTGTTTCTTCTCCTGATCCGTTTCCGAGCAAGTGGTGCAAGTTTGCTGCGCGTGCCTGATGTTTATGGGTTCTAAAGAGCGATGGAGACAAGGCCTCCGCCCAGCGTGTTGGCTGGTACGGCGGTGTCCTGCGGTTCTGCCAGATCGGCAATCGTAATGCCGCTGAGCAGTTCCTTGATGCTGTCATTCACCTTGCGCAGCGGTTCTTTGATGGTGCAGTGACCAGCCAGGTCGCAGGTGCCGTGAATGGTGATGCAAGAGGTGATAAACAGCGGGCCGTCAATGGCCCGGATCACCTCAAATGCGCTGATCTCAGCAGCCGAACGCGCCAGCGCGTAACCGCCGTTGGTACCAGCGTGCGATACAAGAATGCCCTGCCGGGTTAACGTTTGCAGAATCTTGGCAAGAAGCTGTGGAGGAATGTGATACGCCTCCGCAATATCCTTTGCGGACTGCGCACTGGCCGACCCCGTCTTGCCCGTCAGGACAGCCTGCTCAGCAAGATACTTCAGGGCCATCAGGCCGTAATCCGCTTTTTTGGTCAACCGCAGCATATTAGGTCAAAAGCCAGCGGGTAGATACACCACGGGCATGTTTCCAGTGTAGGCCTGTGGAAACAGAGTGGCAATGGCAAAACGGTGTTCTTTGAGAATAATTATTAAACTTTGCCCATTTGAGGTATCAGGCCAGGCTCTCCAGCGGGTCCGTCGCGATGCGGTGGAAGACCATCCAGGCATATTGCGCGGCGGAAAGCGGCGCCAGCCAGGCGATGCCTACCAGCAGCCAGTGGCGTAGTTCACTCAATGTCGCAGTGGTTTTAACTGCGGTCAGCAGGACCAGCAGCATGGTGAAGATCTGCACCAGTGTGTTCAGTTTGCCGATAGCCGAGGGTCGGAAATCCCGCATGGTGCCTGAAAAAAAGAGCAGGATGCTGATACAGAGAATGCCGATATCGCGCGCAAATACCAGTACTGTCACATACTTAGGAACCAGCCCTACCCAGGTGACGGTCAGGAAGAGCGTAGAAAGCATCAGCTTGTCTGCGATGGGATCCAGATACTGACCGAGACGTGTGGTCTGGTTCAGTCTGCGGGCAAGGCGTCCGTCCACAGCGTCAGTGGCACCAGCAACTACGAAGATCAGTAGCGCAATCTCCTCGTGCTGCGCCAGAATCGCTTCCACCAGGAACGGCACCGCCAGCAGGCGCAGAAGCGTCAGCAGGTTTGGCGCGGCACGGAGCTGTCGAAGGAGCGAATTCATACTGGCGCTGAAGGAATCACTTCAATCATATGCGGCAAACGCGGTGGCGCATGGGTTGTCTTGAAGGTACGGTCCTGCGACTTCTGCGCCACTCCCTGTTGTTTTTTCCCGAGATCGAGCCGATATAGTCCGGTGAAGGACTTCCGAACAAATGCGCGTTGTTTATCAGTGGACACAGGCGGAGTGGGATGAGGCACTGCGGCTGGCCACAGAGCGTCAACGGCGACCGGGCGGCATTCCGGGAATGACGTACGCCGTGATTCTTGTCCCACTGGTGGGTGCGTCTTTGAGCGGTCTGCTGAGTCTGCGTCGTGAAGGAAAGCTGACCGATGCAGGTCTTGAGGTACCGCTTCTCTTGGGATTGGCTGCCCTCTGCGTCGTCGTTTGGATAGCGGGGATGATCTGGAAACGACAGCGTCGCAAAGCCGCAGCGGCTCCAGTTCCGACATGCGATTGCGAAGCCATTCTGCAGGAGAGTGGATGGTGCTTCCGCATTCCCAACCGCGAAGATGCCAGGGGCACAATCCGAGCGATGTCTTCCAGAATCGACATCGCCGCACAGGCGGAATCTTTGCTGTCTCCATGGACCAGCCTTACCGGGATGCGGCGAGGGAATCGCGTGGTGGTGTTTCTGCATGAGGGAGGCTTCTCTGCACTGCCAATCCGCTGCCTGACAGAAGATCAGGCGGGGCATATGCAGCGACTGATCACGCGCAAGTTGCGTCCACAAACAGCACGAGTTTCTTCTGCAAAGTAAGCCTGCTCACGAGGCAATGGTTTGCCACGAGAGATGGCGAGAGTTACACTGAAGGAAGTCGGCAGCCCGCCCGGGCAGCCCGGGAGCAATCCCACCAAACGCAGGCGCGTAGCTCAGTTGGTTAGAGCGCTACCTTGACACGGTAGAGGTCGATGGTTCGAATCCATTCGTGCCTACCATTTTCTCCTCCATATCCAAACAACATTCGCCTTGGCGGTCGCTCGCATCTCTGTACCGTCGTAGCTTGATATCCGTGTGTGTCGCCAAGCTTTCGTAGGTTCGGGATCGAGCGCTGTAGATTGTTTTCGATGGTCTGCACGTGAATCGGGCTGAATAGTAAGCACGACCGGAGGAGTGATGGTACGAGTGCGTATTGCACGACATTGCATAGCGATGATTTGTGCTTTCCTGCTTTCTTCAATATGCCGAGCAGAACCCGGCAGGCTAATCTCTGCAACGGAGATATCGGGTGCTCCTGCCGGGGCGAAGGCGTGGCGCATACGCTATGAGACCTCGGATCAGGCGGGGCACGTAACAGAGTCAACCGGCATTCTTGTTTCACCCTTGGGCGCGGCGCCAAAAGAAGGAAGGAATGTGATTGCGTGGGCACACGGCACAACTGGCATTGCCGAAAGCTGTGCACCTTCCCAGAGTCCACACGCCTTTAGCTCGATTCCCTCCTTGGACCAGTTGGTGGGCAAGGGATGGGTTGTGGTGGCAACTGATTATCCCGGCCTTGGCACACCCGGTCCGCACGCTTATCTCGTTGGCAAGGCGGCCGCACACGCGGTGCTTGATTCAGTGCGCGCGGCACGGCATGTGCCGAAGGTGAATGCGAGTTCGCATTACATTGTTTGGGGATTGTCGCAGGGTGCTCATGCAGCGCTCTTCACTGGCGAAGAAGCTCATCCGTATGCCCCGGAGCTGCACCTGGTGGGAGTCGCGGCGGCTGCACCTCCGACTGATTTGACGAAGAATCTAGCAGCCACTGGCAATCCGGTGGTGCACACCATTCTGACTGCGTTCGCGGCTGAGAGTTGGTCGCAGGTGTATCACGCGGATCTATCGACCATTCTTTCGCCGATGAAACAACGCGTACTTCATCGCCTTGCGCAAACTTGCGGGAGCGAAGATCCAGCGCTTCGTACGAAGATTCAAGTCCTGCGGCTACGCGATCTCGGAAAGATCGACCTCTCAGCGATTGAGCCGTGGCGCAGCCTGTTGAACACAAATTCCGCTGGCCATCAGCCTGTTGGCGCACCACTCTTCATCGCGCAAGGAACGAAAGATGTTGTGGTGTCTCCGAACGTCACCAAGCAGTTCGTAGATGAGGCATGCAAGCGCGGCGAACGAGTTCGGTTTATGTCGATTCCTGACGGCGTTCATCGTACGACAGCCATGGCATCCTCAACAGAGGCCATACGGTGGATGACAGACCTGTTCGCAGGAAAGCCCGCCTCGAATGGATGTCCACTCAA contains the following coding sequences:
- a CDS encoding IscS subfamily cysteine desulfurase — its product is MSLATEIELLESTPAHKGVQLPIYMDNHATTALDPRVLEAMLPYMTKIYGNAASRNHQFGWEAEQGVDKAREQIAKLINATPKEIIFTSGATEGNNLAIKGVAEMYREKGNHIITQVTEHKAVLDTCKHLEKRGYKVTYLPVEADGLVDVKKIAEAITPETILVSIMYANNEIGVINPIAEIGALCHEKKILFHVDGVQAVGKIPVDVQNDNIDLLSMSGHKIYGPKGVGALYVRRRNPRVQLVSQIDGGGHERGMRSGTLNVPGIVGLGKACEIAGEEMEAETKRLTELRDYMKAKFEAALDYVHVNGNMEHHLPGNLNMSFVYVEGESLLMGINDIAVSSGSACTSATLEPSYVLKALGLGDDVAHSSIRFGLGRFNTKEEVDYVSDKLIDTVLKLRELSPLYEMVKEGIDLESVEWTAH
- a CDS encoding RrF2 family transcriptional regulator; this translates as MLRLTKKADYGLMALKYLAEQAVLTGKTGSASAQSAKDIAEAYHIPPQLLAKILQTLTRQGILVSHAGTNGGYALARSAAEISAFEVIRAIDGPLFITSCITIHGTCDLAGHCTIKEPLRKVNDSIKELLSGITIADLAEPQDTAVPANTLGGGLVSIAL
- a CDS encoding CDP-alcohol phosphatidyltransferase family protein; this translates as MNSLLRQLRAAPNLLTLLRLLAVPFLVEAILAQHEEIALLIFVVAGATDAVDGRLARRLNQTTRLGQYLDPIADKLMLSTLFLTVTWVGLVPKYVTVLVFARDIGILCISILLFFSGTMRDFRPSAIGKLNTLVQIFTMLLVLLTAVKTTATLSELRHWLLVGIAWLAPLSAAQYAWMVFHRIATDPLESLA
- a CDS encoding alpha/beta fold hydrolase gives rise to the protein MICAFLLSSICRAEPGRLISATEISGAPAGAKAWRIRYETSDQAGHVTESTGILVSPLGAAPKEGRNVIAWAHGTTGIAESCAPSQSPHAFSSIPSLDQLVGKGWVVVATDYPGLGTPGPHAYLVGKAAAHAVLDSVRAARHVPKVNASSHYIVWGLSQGAHAALFTGEEAHPYAPELHLVGVAAAAPPTDLTKNLAATGNPVVHTILTAFAAESWSQVYHADLSTILSPMKQRVLHRLAQTCGSEDPALRTKIQVLRLRDLGKIDLSAIEPWRSLLNTNSAGHQPVGAPLFIAQGTKDVVVSPNVTKQFVDEACKRGERVRFMSIPDGVHRTTAMASSTEAIRWMTDLFAGKPASNGCPLN